One window of the Rhizorhabdus dicambivorans genome contains the following:
- the hemH gene encoding ferrochelatase, translated as MNDVTRATAPASGNRIGLLLVNLGTPDAPTPGAVRRYLAEFLSDRRVVEIPALLWQPILRGIILNIRPRKSARAYAEVWTPEGSPLAAITRRQATALTGRFGADVVVDHAMRYGRPAIAERLAALQAQGCDRILIAALYPQYCGATTATAHDAVFAAVGAMRAQPAIRTLPPYYDHPAYIAALAASVRDQLHALDFAPDAIVASFHGMPQRTRDLGDPYHDQCQTTARLLGEALGRDLVVSFQSRFGRAKWLEPATDATLERLAREGVRRIAVIAPGFSVDCLETLEELAMQGRDQFLGAGGEAFAYLSCLNDSPAGVEMLATVIAEQLQGWIGAGSAANSA; from the coding sequence ATGAACGATGTCACTCGGGCCACCGCGCCCGCTTCCGGAAACCGGATCGGCCTGTTGCTGGTCAACCTCGGCACGCCCGACGCCCCGACGCCCGGCGCGGTACGCCGCTATCTGGCCGAGTTCCTGTCGGATCGGCGCGTGGTCGAGATTCCGGCGCTGCTCTGGCAGCCGATCCTGCGCGGGATCATCCTCAACATCCGGCCGCGCAAGTCGGCGCGGGCCTATGCCGAGGTCTGGACCCCGGAAGGGTCGCCGCTCGCCGCGATCACCCGGCGCCAGGCGACGGCGCTCACCGGCCGTTTCGGCGCGGATGTCGTCGTCGACCATGCGATGCGCTACGGCCGCCCCGCCATCGCCGAGCGGCTGGCGGCGCTGCAGGCCCAGGGCTGTGACCGCATCCTGATCGCCGCGCTCTATCCCCAATATTGCGGCGCGACCACCGCGACAGCGCATGACGCGGTGTTCGCGGCGGTCGGCGCGATGCGCGCGCAGCCCGCGATCCGGACCCTGCCGCCCTATTATGATCACCCCGCCTATATCGCCGCGCTCGCGGCCTCGGTGCGCGATCAGCTTCATGCGCTCGACTTCGCGCCCGATGCGATCGTCGCCAGCTTCCACGGCATGCCGCAACGGACCCGCGACCTCGGCGATCCCTATCACGACCAGTGCCAGACGACCGCGCGCCTGCTCGGCGAGGCGCTTGGCCGCGATCTGGTGGTCAGCTTCCAGTCGCGCTTCGGCCGCGCCAAATGGCTCGAACCCGCTACCGATGCCACGCTGGAGCGGCTGGCGCGCGAGGGCGTGCGCCGGATCGCGGTGATCGCGCCGGGTTTCTCGGTCGATTGCCTGGAGACGCTGGAGGAACTGGCGATGCAGGGACGGGACCAGTTCCTTGGCGCCGGGGGAGAGGCGTTCGCCTATCTTTCCTGCCTGAACGACAGCCCTGCGGGAGTGGAAATGCTGGCCACGGTCATCGCTGAGCAACTTCAGGGCTGGATAGGCGCTGGCTCTGCCGCGAATAGCGCCTGA
- the phbB gene encoding acetoacetyl-CoA reductase: MARVAIVTGGTRGIGEAISLALRDGGAIVAANYAGNDERAREFTERTGIRSYKWDVADYDACHQGVEQVEAELGPVDIVVNNAGITRDGTLLKMTYQDWKDVMDTNLGGCFNMAKATFPGMRARGWGRIVNIGSINGQAGQYGQVNYAAAKSGIHGFTKALAQEGAKAGVTVNAIAPGYIDTDMVAAVPQDVLAKIVAKIPVGRLGHAEEIARGVAYLCADEAGFITGSTMSINGGQHMY, translated from the coding sequence ATGGCTCGTGTTGCGATCGTTACCGGCGGAACCAGGGGCATTGGCGAGGCGATCAGCCTGGCGCTGAGGGACGGCGGGGCGATCGTCGCCGCCAACTATGCCGGCAATGACGAGCGCGCGCGCGAGTTCACCGAACGGACCGGCATCCGCAGCTACAAATGGGATGTGGCGGATTATGACGCCTGCCACCAGGGCGTCGAGCAGGTCGAGGCCGAACTGGGCCCGGTCGACATCGTCGTCAACAATGCCGGCATCACCCGCGACGGCACCCTGCTCAAGATGACCTACCAGGATTGGAAGGACGTCATGGACACCAATCTGGGCGGCTGCTTCAACATGGCCAAGGCGACCTTCCCGGGCATGCGGGCCCGTGGCTGGGGCCGGATCGTCAACATCGGCTCGATCAACGGCCAGGCCGGCCAGTACGGCCAGGTCAACTATGCCGCCGCCAAGTCGGGCATCCACGGCTTCACCAAGGCGCTGGCGCAGGAAGGCGCCAAGGCCGGCGTCACCGTGAACGCCATCGCGCCGGGCTATATCGATACCGACATGGTCGCGGCGGTGCCGCAGGACGTGCTGGCCAAGATCGTCGCCAAGATCCCCGTCGGGCGCCTCGGCCATGCCGAGGAGATCGCCCGCGGCGTCGCCTATCTCTGCGCCGACGAAGCCGGGTTCATCACCGGATCGACCATGTCGATCAACGGCGGCCAGCACATGTACTGA
- a CDS encoding ribbon-helix-helix domain-containing protein — translation MAGPVKRSVNIAGHATSITLEPIFWEALVRAAGEEGVPLNALVARIDAERVEADDLPNLASAIRVWLFRRATGRETSESLDR, via the coding sequence ATGGCGGGCCCGGTCAAGCGTTCGGTGAACATCGCCGGGCACGCCACCTCGATCACCCTCGAGCCGATCTTCTGGGAGGCGCTCGTCCGTGCGGCGGGGGAGGAGGGCGTCCCCCTCAACGCCCTGGTCGCGCGGATCGATGCCGAGCGGGTGGAGGCGGATGACCTGCCCAATCTCGCCAGCGCGATCCGGGTGTGGCTATTCCGGCGCGCGACGGGACGGGAAACCAGCGAATCTCTCGATCGTTAA
- a CDS encoding xanthine dehydrogenase family protein molybdopterin-binding subunit, which translates to MHGRIERKKGPEKAGRGITRRRLLIGGGAAAGLLVGWAVWPRRYAPNLVAEPGEHVFNAYLKIGTDGRIVVAVPQAEMGQGVYTSLPQILADELGADWRTVAVEPAPINPVYANPLVFEEEAERRLPAWLHGVGRWAAREVAMRLDFTITGGSSSIRVFEQRMIEAGAAARALLCMAAAERWGIDWNACDTEAGFVVRGRDRIRFAELAEAAAGLEPPDPIPLRGPAERTLIGRPVPRLDLPSKVDGSALMGADVRLPGMVYASIEHAPYGGGHPAKMTLGDAEATPGVAAVVTHDGWVAVIGTNWWAADRGLQALAIEWEAAGPRPDDGTVRKALVAALDGDSVERFAERGDADAALGGQGVISAGYSVPMIPHAPLETLTATARFGDGGVEIWVPTQAAPFARDAVAAAVGLDASRVTIYPTLIGGGFGRKSEVQAAVEAALIAQKAKKPVQLVWPRREDIQHSRFRPPAVARLKAKLGPGGSIAAWSTRIAAPAMGAETFDRMMGKPPRDGYGPERGAVEGATPPYAIDALAVEHAAAAIGVPTGPWRSVGNSYTAFFTESFIDELAQAAGLDPLSFRMQALAGQPRLARCLQMAASIGAWQGGEPGTGQGLAAHSCFGSHVAVLAETRIEGDRIAVPSVTAVVDIGRVIHPDIVRQQIEGGISWGLANAFGLPVSIARGRVAAQNFDGLGLPMLADAPEIRVEIIPSKEEPGGAGEIAVPPVAPAIANAVFAATGKRLRHLPLRLSDA; encoded by the coding sequence ATGCACGGACGGATCGAGCGAAAGAAGGGGCCGGAAAAGGCCGGGCGCGGCATCACCCGGCGGCGGCTGCTGATCGGCGGTGGGGCCGCGGCCGGGCTGCTGGTCGGCTGGGCGGTGTGGCCGCGCCGCTACGCGCCCAACCTGGTCGCGGAGCCAGGCGAGCATGTCTTCAATGCCTATCTCAAGATCGGCACCGACGGGCGGATCGTCGTCGCGGTACCGCAGGCGGAAATGGGGCAGGGCGTCTACACGTCGCTGCCGCAGATACTGGCCGACGAGCTGGGCGCCGACTGGCGCACCGTCGCGGTCGAGCCGGCACCGATCAACCCGGTCTACGCCAATCCGCTGGTGTTCGAGGAGGAGGCCGAACGGCGGCTTCCCGCATGGCTCCACGGTGTCGGCCGATGGGCGGCGCGCGAGGTGGCGATGCGCCTCGACTTCACCATCACCGGCGGCTCCTCGTCGATCCGGGTGTTCGAGCAACGCATGATCGAGGCGGGTGCGGCGGCGCGCGCGCTGCTCTGCATGGCCGCCGCCGAGCGCTGGGGGATTGACTGGAACGCCTGCGATACCGAAGCGGGCTTCGTCGTGCGCGGCCGGGACCGGATCCGCTTCGCCGAGCTGGCGGAGGCGGCGGCCGGGCTGGAACCGCCCGATCCGATTCCGCTGCGGGGCCCCGCCGAGCGGACCCTGATCGGCCGGCCGGTTCCGCGCCTCGATCTGCCGTCGAAGGTCGACGGCAGCGCCCTGATGGGGGCCGACGTACGCCTGCCCGGCATGGTCTATGCGTCGATCGAGCATGCGCCCTATGGCGGCGGCCATCCGGCCAAGATGACCCTTGGCGACGCGGAGGCGACCCCCGGTGTCGCGGCGGTGGTGACCCATGACGGCTGGGTGGCGGTGATCGGCACCAACTGGTGGGCGGCCGATCGCGGGCTCCAGGCGCTGGCGATCGAATGGGAGGCGGCGGGTCCGCGCCCCGATGACGGCACTGTGCGCAAGGCGCTCGTCGCCGCGCTGGACGGCGATAGCGTCGAACGGTTCGCCGAGCGTGGCGACGCCGATGCGGCGCTGGGCGGGCAGGGCGTGATCAGTGCCGGCTATTCGGTGCCGATGATCCCGCATGCCCCGCTGGAGACGCTGACCGCCACCGCGCGCTTCGGCGATGGCGGCGTGGAGATCTGGGTGCCGACCCAGGCGGCGCCTTTCGCGCGCGATGCGGTCGCCGCGGCGGTCGGCCTCGATGCGTCGCGGGTGACGATCTATCCGACGCTGATCGGCGGCGGTTTCGGCCGCAAGAGCGAGGTACAGGCCGCGGTCGAGGCGGCGCTCATCGCGCAAAAGGCGAAGAAGCCGGTCCAGCTTGTCTGGCCGCGCCGTGAGGATATCCAGCACAGCCGCTTCCGCCCGCCGGCCGTGGCGCGGCTGAAGGCGAAGCTCGGGCCCGGCGGATCGATCGCCGCCTGGTCCACCCGGATCGCCGCCCCGGCGATGGGCGCCGAGACGTTCGACCGGATGATGGGCAAGCCGCCCCGGGACGGCTACGGGCCCGAGCGCGGTGCGGTGGAGGGGGCGACGCCGCCCTATGCGATCGACGCGCTCGCGGTCGAGCATGCCGCCGCCGCGATCGGGGTGCCGACCGGTCCCTGGCGTTCGGTCGGCAACAGCTACACCGCCTTCTTCACCGAAAGCTTCATCGACGAACTGGCCCAGGCTGCCGGGCTCGATCCGCTTTCCTTCCGGATGCAGGCGCTGGCCGGCCAGCCCCGGCTCGCGCGTTGCCTGCAGATGGCGGCATCGATCGGCGCCTGGCAGGGTGGGGAACCCGGCACCGGCCAGGGCCTCGCCGCGCACAGCTGCTTCGGCAGCCATGTCGCCGTGCTGGCCGAGACGCGGATCGAGGGCGACCGCATCGCCGTGCCCAGCGTCACCGCCGTCGTCGATATCGGCCGGGTCATCCATCCCGATATCGTCCGCCAGCAGATCGAGGGCGGGATAAGCTGGGGGCTCGCCAACGCCTTCGGCCTGCCGGTCTCGATCGCGCGGGGTAGGGTCGCCGCGCAGAATTTCGACGGGCTCGGCCTGCCAATGCTGGCCGACGCACCCGAGATCAGGGTCGAGATCATCCCCTCGAAAGAAGAACCGGGCGGCGCGGGCGAGATCGCGGTGCCGCCGGTCGCCCCCGCCATCGCCAACGCCGTCTTCGCCGCTACCGGCAAGCGGTTGCGCCACCTTCCTCTCAGGCTCTCCGACGCATGA
- a CDS encoding ferredoxin reductase domain-containing protein — translation MSDFNYLLLLPAGIAVLLFILLAFILARRVRGEGLEAPDPRPRRHVPPPVAPVAIAPVPPPQAERPPYGAWRLIERILANPDSAGGPLYRLCFTPEGEIPVWRPGAVAHVYCGPAADVLAPGGTAHAPAGEYMIGSLPTEGLLDLVVRLAVGHGVGEQHRSRWLCQGIEVGQQVAIALRDDPAFLPPPDEVPLILIGNAIGIAGLVAHIKARPQGTRNWLIFGDRNSADDRMFAAEVTDWVSSGHLERCDLVFPREGEAQRLVVDQINDSQAPLLDWALAGAAIYVCGSERMGNDVHAAFSRLLGPEALTAMAEAGLYRRSIY, via the coding sequence GTGAGCGATTTCAATTATCTGCTGCTGCTGCCGGCGGGCATCGCCGTTCTGCTGTTCATCCTGCTCGCCTTCATCCTGGCGCGCCGCGTGCGCGGCGAGGGGCTCGAAGCCCCCGATCCCCGGCCCCGACGCCATGTCCCCCCGCCGGTCGCACCAGTCGCGATCGCCCCCGTTCCGCCGCCCCAGGCGGAACGACCGCCTTATGGCGCCTGGCGGCTGATCGAGCGGATATTGGCGAATCCGGATTCGGCCGGCGGCCCGCTATATCGGCTCTGCTTCACGCCCGAAGGCGAAATCCCGGTGTGGCGGCCAGGCGCGGTTGCCCATGTCTATTGCGGGCCGGCAGCCGACGTGCTGGCCCCCGGCGGCACCGCCCATGCACCCGCCGGCGAATATATGATCGGATCGCTGCCGACCGAAGGGCTGCTCGACCTCGTCGTCCGGCTCGCGGTGGGACATGGCGTGGGCGAACAGCATCGCTCGCGCTGGCTCTGCCAGGGCATCGAGGTCGGCCAGCAGGTGGCCATCGCCCTGCGCGACGACCCCGCCTTCCTGCCGCCGCCCGATGAGGTTCCGCTGATCCTCATCGGCAATGCGATCGGCATCGCCGGGCTCGTCGCGCATATCAAGGCGCGGCCCCAGGGCACCCGCAACTGGCTGATCTTCGGCGATCGGAACAGCGCTGACGATCGCATGTTCGCCGCCGAAGTGACCGACTGGGTGTCTAGTGGCCATCTCGAACGCTGCGATCTCGTCTTCCCGCGCGAGGGCGAGGCACAGCGGCTGGTGGTCGACCAGATCAACGACTCCCAGGCCCCCCTGCTCGATTGGGCGCTGGCGGGCGCGGCGATCTATGTCTGCGGAAGCGAGCGGATGGGCAATGACGTCCACGCGGCGTTCAGCCGATTGCTAGGCCCGGAAGCGTTGACGGCGATGGCCGAGGCGGGCCTGTACCGGCGTTCGATATATTAA
- a CDS encoding NAD-glutamate dehydrogenase gives MDTETAKRTASDRNNLTDIFAKTLTTGALPRELAGLDAEQLGRAAAFVAETARRRRPGHASIAVQTIAGNIGGRRLMRVAVVNDDMPFLVDSVSAAIAAHGIEVRRLLHPVVAVRRDEDGVLNGLLPQGNAGERRESLIYLEADRIDSRNRRELAQEIDRVLEDVRAAVRDWQAMQVALRDDAELLPDGEGAALLRWLLDNNITLLGRRIEPVKGEARDRLGICRVGEPELWRPQTAKAAVAWFEGGGSAPLLLKADCRSTVHRRAPLDLIVNPVRQGKAIAGLSIHAGLWTSAALRTQAEDIPVLRARLTTLEERLGFDPKGHAGKALHHALSELPPDLVLALPGEAIEQVALTAMSLVDRPRPRLELVRATLGEHLVAIVWLPRELLTTQRRVAIGEMLAEASGATLSNWSLQLGEGDLAQIRYMLDVAPGTEVPDSEPLDQRLTEMLRGWEPAVEAQLAEMEPANRAARLAIDYAAAFPAAYRTHSTPADAAIDIIRLNALADGHARGCRLYRSERDPEHRLRLKIYRRGALISLSEAVPVLENFGFRVIEEIPTPLDHGAIGFIHEFQLDLPSGATAAALLGRAGIAEEAIAATLEGRAENDLFNELIVAVALSPEETVLFRAWFRYLRQTGFAYGLGTAVEALKKAPGVARDIIAYFRALHHPSRHDTAEAEQINGRIEAGLKKVAAIDDDRMLRRFRAVVRATLRTNAFSPAAKEALAFKIDSSGVPGLPAPVPWREIWVYSPRIEGIHLRGGPIARGGLRWSDRRDDFRTEKLGLMKAQVVKNAVIVPTGAKGGFYPKQLPSPADRDAWLAEGTESYRIFIRALLSVTDNIVEGKVVHPPKVAIRDADDPYFVVAADKGTATFSDVANAIAVERGFWLADAFASGGSHGYDHKAMGITARGAWVSVQRHFAEMGVDVQKDPVRVVGCGDMSGDVFGNGMLLSEAIRLVAAFDHRHIFLDPDPDAAKSHAERARMFALPRSSWADYDAKLISKGGGVFPRDQKEIPISPQVKAVLGIEEDVLDPSGLIAAILKSPVDLLWFGGIGTYVKARSETNAEVGDRANEAHRVDGEDVRARVIGEGANLGVTQAGRIAFAEKGGRINADFIDNSAGVDCSDNEVNIKIALNREMLEGRLEFEKRNALLVRMTGDVAHIVLEDNRLQTLALSLAERGGADALPSQLRVIEILEQAGRINRAVDGFQPNEMLLRRAQEQRGLTRPELAVALSHGKLALQDAIEESGRADDPMLTPLLHAAFPPAMRKDFTDAIDSHRLRPQILATKMSNRVINRLGLVAPFEMAEEEGCALAQVATAYFTIDALFGLEPLFARIETAAMPEQARLTLLAALAEIARPHVADLLRSSAPDTDIGTMVEMLRPGLTRLDKARDELMKAEARQLSEQLRHRIGGEGVDPALVDGVIRIAELDGAIGTAALASELSADEVDVTRAYVVLGEALGLDWAKAAAGRFRSADAWERLLIAGLTREFGQIRLDFLARHGGKGPAKAVSDWLGAHQARVEQFRQTVARARSASAPTAAMLAQVAAQARTLLMR, from the coding sequence ATGGATACCGAGACGGCGAAGCGCACGGCATCGGACAGGAACAATCTCACCGACATCTTCGCGAAGACGCTGACGACCGGCGCCCTGCCGCGCGAACTGGCCGGGCTCGATGCCGAGCAGCTTGGCCGCGCGGCGGCCTTCGTGGCGGAGACGGCGCGCCGGCGGCGGCCGGGCCATGCCTCCATCGCGGTGCAGACGATCGCCGGCAATATCGGCGGGCGCCGGCTGATGCGGGTCGCGGTCGTCAACGACGACATGCCCTTCCTGGTCGATTCGGTTTCGGCCGCCATCGCCGCCCACGGCATCGAGGTACGCCGCCTGCTCCATCCGGTCGTCGCGGTCCGCCGCGACGAAGATGGCGTCCTCAACGGCTTGCTGCCGCAGGGCAATGCCGGCGAACGGCGCGAATCGCTGATCTATCTGGAAGCCGACCGGATCGATTCGCGCAACCGCCGGGAACTGGCGCAGGAGATCGATCGCGTCCTGGAGGATGTCCGCGCCGCGGTGCGCGACTGGCAGGCGATGCAGGTGGCGTTGCGCGACGATGCCGAACTGCTGCCCGATGGCGAGGGCGCGGCGCTGCTGCGCTGGCTGCTCGACAATAATATAACCCTGCTCGGCCGCCGGATCGAACCGGTCAAGGGCGAGGCGCGCGATCGCCTCGGCATCTGCCGGGTGGGCGAGCCGGAGCTGTGGCGCCCACAGACGGCGAAGGCCGCAGTCGCCTGGTTCGAAGGCGGGGGAAGCGCCCCGCTGCTGCTCAAGGCCGATTGCCGATCGACCGTCCACCGCCGCGCCCCGCTCGACCTGATCGTCAATCCGGTCCGCCAGGGCAAGGCGATCGCCGGCCTTTCGATCCACGCCGGCCTGTGGACCAGCGCGGCGCTGCGCACCCAGGCCGAGGACATACCCGTGCTGCGCGCCCGGCTGACCACATTGGAGGAGCGGCTGGGCTTCGATCCGAAGGGCCATGCCGGCAAGGCGCTGCACCATGCCCTGTCGGAACTGCCGCCCGATCTCGTGCTGGCGCTGCCGGGCGAGGCGATCGAGCAGGTCGCCCTCACCGCCATGTCGCTGGTCGATCGCCCGCGCCCGCGCCTGGAGCTGGTCCGCGCGACACTGGGCGAGCATCTCGTCGCGATCGTGTGGCTGCCGCGCGAACTGCTGACCACCCAGCGCCGCGTCGCGATCGGCGAGATGCTGGCCGAGGCATCGGGCGCCACGCTGTCCAACTGGTCGCTCCAGCTTGGCGAGGGCGATCTCGCCCAGATACGCTACATGCTCGACGTCGCCCCCGGCACCGAAGTTCCCGACAGCGAACCGCTCGACCAGCGGTTGACCGAGATGCTGCGCGGCTGGGAGCCCGCGGTCGAGGCGCAGCTGGCCGAAATGGAGCCGGCGAACCGCGCCGCGCGGCTGGCGATCGACTATGCGGCCGCCTTCCCGGCCGCCTATCGCACCCATTCGACCCCGGCCGACGCGGCGATCGACATCATCCGGCTCAACGCGCTGGCCGACGGCCATGCGCGCGGCTGCCGCCTCTATCGCAGCGAGCGCGATCCCGAGCATCGCCTGCGGCTGAAGATCTACCGGCGCGGCGCGCTGATCTCCTTGTCCGAAGCCGTGCCGGTGCTGGAGAATTTCGGCTTCCGCGTTATCGAGGAGATACCGACCCCGCTGGATCATGGCGCGATCGGCTTCATCCACGAGTTCCAGCTCGATCTGCCGAGCGGCGCGACCGCCGCCGCGCTGCTCGGCCGCGCGGGCATCGCCGAGGAGGCGATCGCCGCGACCCTGGAAGGGCGCGCGGAGAACGACCTGTTCAACGAACTGATCGTCGCGGTGGCGCTGTCGCCGGAAGAGACGGTGCTGTTCCGCGCCTGGTTCCGCTATCTGCGCCAGACCGGCTTCGCCTATGGCCTGGGCACCGCGGTCGAGGCGCTCAAGAAGGCGCCCGGCGTCGCCCGCGACATCATCGCCTATTTCCGCGCGCTCCATCATCCAAGCCGGCACGACACAGCCGAGGCCGAGCAGATCAACGGCCGGATCGAGGCGGGGCTGAAGAAGGTCGCCGCGATCGACGACGATCGCATGCTGCGCCGCTTCCGCGCCGTCGTCCGCGCGACTCTGCGCACCAATGCCTTCTCGCCCGCCGCGAAGGAAGCGCTCGCCTTCAAGATCGATTCCAGCGGCGTGCCGGGCCTGCCGGCGCCGGTGCCGTGGCGCGAGATATGGGTGTACAGCCCACGCATCGAGGGCATCCACCTGCGCGGCGGCCCCATCGCGCGCGGCGGCCTGCGCTGGTCCGACCGGCGCGACGATTTCCGCACCGAGAAACTGGGCCTGATGAAGGCGCAGGTGGTGAAGAATGCCGTGATCGTGCCGACCGGTGCCAAGGGCGGCTTCTATCCCAAGCAACTCCCCTCCCCCGCCGACCGAGACGCCTGGCTGGCCGAAGGAACCGAGAGCTACCGCATCTTCATCCGCGCGCTGCTGTCGGTCACCGACAATATCGTTGAGGGCAAGGTGGTGCATCCGCCGAAGGTGGCGATCCGCGACGCCGACGATCCCTATTTCGTGGTCGCCGCCGATAAGGGCACCGCGACCTTCTCCGACGTCGCCAATGCGATCGCGGTGGAACGCGGCTTCTGGCTGGCCGACGCCTTCGCCTCGGGCGGCAGCCATGGCTATGACCATAAGGCGATGGGCATCACGGCGCGCGGCGCCTGGGTCTCCGTCCAGCGCCATTTCGCCGAGATGGGCGTCGACGTGCAGAAGGACCCGGTCCGCGTCGTCGGCTGCGGCGACATGTCGGGCGACGTGTTCGGCAACGGCATGCTGTTGTCGGAAGCGATCCGGCTGGTGGCCGCGTTCGACCATCGCCACATCTTCCTCGATCCCGATCCCGATGCCGCGAAAAGCCATGCCGAGCGGGCGCGGATGTTCGCGCTGCCGCGATCGAGCTGGGCCGATTATGACGCGAAGCTGATCTCCAAGGGCGGCGGCGTCTTCCCGCGCGACCAGAAGGAGATACCGATCTCGCCGCAGGTGAAGGCGGTGCTGGGCATCGAGGAGGACGTGCTCGACCCGTCCGGACTGATCGCGGCGATCCTGAAGAGCCCGGTCGACCTGCTGTGGTTCGGCGGCATCGGCACCTATGTGAAGGCAAGATCGGAGACCAACGCCGAGGTGGGCGACCGCGCCAATGAGGCGCACCGTGTCGATGGCGAGGATGTCCGCGCCAGGGTGATCGGCGAAGGCGCCAATCTGGGCGTGACCCAGGCCGGGCGCATCGCCTTCGCCGAGAAGGGCGGCCGCATCAACGCCGACTTCATCGATAACAGCGCAGGCGTCGACTGCTCGGACAACGAGGTCAACATCAAGATCGCGCTCAACCGCGAGATGCTGGAAGGGCGCCTCGAATTCGAGAAACGCAACGCGCTGCTGGTGCGGATGACCGGCGATGTCGCGCACATCGTGCTGGAGGACAATCGCCTGCAGACGCTGGCGCTGTCGCTCGCCGAGCGCGGCGGGGCCGATGCGTTGCCGTCGCAGCTGCGTGTCATCGAGATCCTGGAGCAGGCCGGACGGATCAACCGCGCGGTGGACGGCTTCCAGCCGAACGAGATGCTGCTGCGCCGGGCACAGGAGCAGCGCGGCCTGACCCGGCCGGAGCTGGCGGTGGCGCTGTCGCACGGCAAGCTGGCACTGCAGGACGCGATCGAGGAGAGCGGCCGCGCCGACGATCCGATGCTGACGCCGCTCCTGCACGCCGCCTTCCCGCCCGCCATGCGCAAGGACTTCACCGATGCGATCGACAGCCATCGGCTGCGTCCGCAGATATTGGCCACCAAGATGTCGAACCGGGTGATCAACCGGCTGGGGCTGGTGGCGCCGTTCGAGATGGCCGAGGAGGAAGGCTGCGCGCTCGCGCAGGTGGCGACCGCCTATTTCACCATCGATGCCCTGTTCGGCCTGGAACCCCTGTTCGCGCGGATCGAGACGGCGGCAATGCCCGAGCAGGCCCGGCTCACGCTGCTCGCCGCGCTCGCCGAGATCGCGCGCCCGCATGTCGCCGATCTGCTGCGCAGCAGTGCCCCCGACACCGACATCGGCACGATGGTGGAGATGCTGCGCCCGGGCCTCACGCGGCTGGACAAGGCCCGCGACGAGTTGATGAAGGCTGAGGCGCGCCAGCTGTCCGAACAGCTTCGCCACCGGATCGGCGGCGAGGGCGTCGATCCCGCGCTGGTCGACGGCGTGATCCGGATCGCCGAGCTAGACGGTGCGATCGGCACCGCGGCGCTGGCCAGCGAGCTATCAGCCGACGAGGTGGACGTCACCCGCGCCTATGTGGTGCTGGGTGAGGCGCTGGGGCTCGACTGGGCCAAGGCGGCCGCGGGGCGCTTCCGCTCCGCCGACGCCTGGGAAAGGCTGCTGATCGCCGGCCTCACGCGCGAGTTCGGCCAGATCCGGCTGGATTTTCTCGCGCGGCATGGCGGCAAGGGGCCGGCCAAGGCGGTGTCCGACTGGCTCGGCGCGCACCAGGCGAGGGTCGAGCAGTTCCGCCAGACCGTCGCCCGCGCGCGATCCGCCTCCGCCCCGACCGCCGCGATGCTCGCCCAGGTCGCGGCCCAGGCGCGGACGCTGCTGATGCGCTGA
- a CDS encoding ATP-dependent DNA ligase, whose amino-acid sequence MSAPGGAGPVLAPMEARLAGDLPVGPGWQYEPKWDGFRAIARRADGGPVSLTSKSGKPLARYFPDVIATLEALDEPDFALDGELVIPIGDHLSFGALQARLHPAASRVARLVREAPAQYVLFDWPFGTDQPLSRRRKLLEDFHRRTGSDMLILSPATDDVEQAHAWLRRSGGALDGVVAKRLDEPYRAGERAMVKVKQLRTADCVVGGYRETAKGEVGSLLLGLYNHEGRLDHVGFTSAFKAAERRALGPMLRPHCGGPGFTGDKPGGPSRWNGGEEKPWIALRPELVVEVIYDQITDGRFRHGTRFHRWRPDKAPGQCDRSQLVRELRPSQFAEILGEASI is encoded by the coding sequence GTGAGTGCGCCCGGCGGCGCGGGCCCGGTGCTCGCGCCGATGGAGGCGCGGCTAGCCGGGGATCTGCCGGTCGGGCCCGGCTGGCAATATGAACCCAAATGGGACGGCTTCCGCGCCATCGCCCGACGCGCGGATGGCGGGCCGGTTTCGCTGACCTCCAAATCGGGCAAGCCGCTTGCCCGCTATTTTCCCGATGTCATTGCCACGCTCGAAGCGCTGGACGAACCTGACTTCGCGCTGGACGGCGAGTTGGTCATCCCGATCGGCGATCATTTGTCCTTCGGCGCGCTGCAGGCCCGGCTTCACCCGGCGGCCAGCCGTGTCGCGAGGCTGGTGCGGGAAGCCCCCGCCCAATATGTGCTGTTCGACTGGCCGTTCGGGACGGACCAGCCGCTGTCCCGGCGGCGAAAGCTGCTGGAGGATTTCCATCGCCGCACCGGATCGGACATGTTGATCCTGTCCCCTGCCACCGATGACGTCGAGCAGGCTCACGCCTGGCTGCGCCGCAGCGGTGGCGCGCTCGACGGGGTTGTCGCCAAGCGCCTCGACGAACCCTATCGGGCCGGCGAGCGGGCGATGGTCAAGGTCAAGCAGTTGCGCACCGCCGATTGTGTCGTGGGCGGCTATCGCGAAACGGCGAAGGGCGAGGTGGGCTCGCTGCTGCTCGGCCTCTATAACCATGAAGGCCGGCTCGACCATGTCGGCTTCACCTCGGCGTTCAAGGCGGCCGAGCGGCGCGCGCTCGGCCCGATGCTGCGGCCGCATTGCGGCGGGCCCGGGTTCACCGGCGACAAGCCCGGTGGACCGAGCCGCTGGAACGGGGGTGAGGAGAAGCCCTGGATAGCGCTGAGACCCGAACTGGTTGTCGAGGTGATCTACGACCAGATCACCGATGGTCGCTTCCGCCACGGCACCCGCTTCCACCGCTGGCGGCCCGACAAGGCGCCCGGCCAGTGCGACCGCAGCCAGCTTGTTCGCGAATTGCGGCCCAGCCAATTTGCGGAAATCCTGGGCGAAGCCTCAATTTAA